A part of Setaria viridis chromosome 8, Setaria_viridis_v4.0, whole genome shotgun sequence genomic DNA contains:
- the LOC117866770 gene encoding aluminum-activated malate transporter 10 has translation MDAVTAREALQGGPDCRVPVPEGASVMVLEHEAPGGAAARAWAWLLACVAAAWGRVAGFARKVWKIGADDPRKAAHGLKVGLSLVLVSIFYYARPLYNGVGGTAMWAIMTVPAVFERTVGGTVYKSFNRAVATASAGVLALGVHWVAEKTGEFEPFIITGSLFLLAAAATISRFIPTVKARFDYGVTIFILTYSLVAVSGYRVDKLAALAQQRISTIVIGILMCLAVAVLVCPVWAGQELHLLTTRNMEKLADALEGCVEDYFAAQPQARSDGYRCVLNSKDSEDEQANLARWEPRHGRFGFRHPYGQYGKIGAAMRACACCIEALSNCASAEARAPEHVKWLLRDACTRAGARCAQVLREASRSVAAMTPSSSALDLAVTDMNTVVHELQGDMRFLTSMLASLVGTMPVFTVASLLVEIAARVEGVVDAVNELATLACWY, from the exons ATGGACGCCGTCACCGCGAGGGAAGCGCTGCAGGGTGGTCCGGACTGTCgggtgccggtgccggagggAGCGTCGGTGATGGTACTGGAGCACGAGGcacccggcggcgcggcggcgagggcgtgggCGTGGCTGCTCGCCTGCGTAGCCGCGGCGTGGGGCAGGGTGGCGGGGTTCGCGAGGAAGGTATGGAAGATCGGGGCGGATGATCCAAGGAAGGCAGCGCACGGGCTCAAGGTCGGCCTGTCGCTCGTGCTCGTGTCGATTTTTTACTACGCGAGGCCCCTGTACAACGGCGTTGGTGGGACTGCCATGTGGGCCATCATGACCGTCCCTGCCGTTTTCGAGCGCACTGTTG GTGGCACCGTGTACAAGAGTTTCAACAGAGCCGTGGCCACGGCGAGCGCCGGCGTCCTCGCGCTCGGCGTGCACTGGGTTGCGGAGAAAACCGGGGAGTTCGAGCCCTTCATCATAACCGGCTCCCTCTTCCTGCTCG CTGCGGCGGCAACCATCTCGCGGTTCATCCCGACGGTGAAGGCCAGGTTCGACTACGGTGTCACCATTTTCATCCTGACGTACAGCCTGGTGGCCGTGTCCGGGTACCGGGTCGACAagctggcggcgctggcgcaGCAGCGGATCTCCACCATCGTCATCGGCATCCTCAtgtgcctcgccgtcgccgtccttgtCTGCCCCGTGTGGGCCGGCCAGGAGCtgcacctcctcaccacgcgaAACATGGAGAAGCTCGCCGACGCCCTGGAGGGCTGCGTCGAGGACTACTTCGCCGCGCAGCCGCAGGCCAGGTCCGACGGGTACCGGTGCGTGCTCAACTCCAAGGACTCCGAGGACGAGCAGGCGAACCTTGCGCGGTGGGAGCCGAGGCACGGCCGGTTCGGCTTCCGCCACCCCTACGGCCAGTACGGCAAGATCGGCGCCGCCATGCGGGCCTGCGCGTGCTGCATCGAGGCCCTGAGCAACTGCGCGTCCGCCGAGGCGCGAGCGCCCGAGCACGTGAAGTGGCTCCTCCGCGACGCGTGCACCAGGGCCGGCGCGCGGTGCGCGCAGGTGCTCAGGGAGGCGTCGCGCTCCGTCGCCGCGATGACGCCGTCCTCGTCGGCGCTGGACCTCGCCGTCACGGACATGAACACGGTGGTGCACGAGCTGCAGGGCGACATGCGGTTCCTCACATCGATGCTGGCCTCGCTGGTGGGCACGATGCCCGTCTTCACCGTGGCGTCTCTGCTGGTGGAGATAGCAGCGAGGGTCGAGGGCGTCGTGGACGCCGTCAACGAGCTGGCGACCCTTGCGTGTTGGTATTGA
- the LOC117833168 gene encoding aluminum-activated malate transporter 10, whose protein sequence is MEAFGREEEQGGLGWRVTVPEGASVTVEHEAAGRAAARAGACLLAFLPVWIIGVDDPRKAVHVLKVGLSLALVSIFYYTRLLYDGVGEAPMSSFMTVVAVFEYTVGGSVYKSFNRAVATASAGVLALGVHWVADKTGEFEPYILTGSLFLLAAAATFSRFIPTVKARFDYGVVTIFIMTYSQLVAVSGYRDDELRALVKQRISTVAIGILMCLAVAVFVCPVWAGQELHLLTTRNMEKLAAALEGCVEDYFAEGPAAQPQARSDGYRCVDCKASEDEQANLARWEPAHGRFGFRHPYEQYGKVGDAMRACACCVEALSSCASAEARAPEHVKRLVRDACTRAGARCAQVLREASRSVATMTASSRALDLAVADMNTAVHELQGDMRSLPSLVDDTMPVFTVGFLLVEIAVRVQVVVDAVNELATLAC, encoded by the exons ATGGAGGCCTTCGGGAGGGAAGAAGAGCAGGGTGGTCTGGGATGGCGGGTGACGGTGCCGGAGGGCGCGTCGGTGACGGTGGAGCACGAGGCAgccggccgcgcggcggcgagggcgggggcGTGCCTGCTCGCCTTCTTGCCTGTGTGGATCATCGGGGTGGATGATCCCCGGAAGGCGGTGCATGTGCTCAAGGTGGGCCTCTCGCTCGCGCTCGTGTCCATCTTCTACTACACCAGGCTCCTCTACGACGGCGTCGGTGAGGCTCCCATGTCGTCCTTCATGACCGTCGTCGCCGTCTTCGAGTACACTGTGG GCGGCAGCGTGTACAAGAGTTTCAACAGAGCcgtggcgacggcgagcgccggCGTCCTCGCGCTCGGCGTGCACTGGGTGGCGGACAAAACCGGCGAGTTCGAGCCCTACATCCTCACCGGCTCCCTCTTCCTGCTGG CTGCGGCGGCCACCTTCTCGCGGTTCATCCCGACGGTGAAGGCCCGGTTCGACTACGGCGtcgtcaccatcttcatcatgaCGTACAGCCAGCTGGTGGCCGTGTCCGGGTACCGGGACGACGAGCTGCGGGCGCTGGTGAAGCAGCGGATCTCCACCGTCGCCATCGGCATCCTCATGTGCCTCGCCGTTGCGGTCTTCGTCTGCCCCGTGTGGGCCGGCCAGGAGCTGCACCTCCTGACCACGCGGAACATGGagaagctcgccgccgccttggaGGGCTGCGTCGAGGACTACTTCGCCGAGGGCCCCGCCGCGCAGCCGCAGGCCAGGTCCGACGGGTACCGGTGCGTGGACTGCAAGGCCTCCGAGGACGAGCAGGCGAACCTTGCGCGGTGGGAGCCGGCGCACGGCCGGTTCGGCTTCCGCCACCCGTACGAGCAATACGGCAAGGTCGGCGACGCCATGCGGGCCTGCGCGTGCTGCGTGGAGGCCCTGAGCAGCTGCGCGTCCGCCGAGGCGCGGGCGCCCGAGCACGTGAAGCGGCTCGTCCGCGACGCGTGCACCAGGGCCGGCGCGCGGTGCGCGCAGGTGCTCAGGGAGGCGTCGCGCTCCGTCGCCACGATGACGGCGTCCTCGCGGGCGCTGGACCTCGCCGTCGCGGACATGAACACGGCGGTGCACGAGCTGCAGGGCGACATGCGGTCCCTCCCGTCGCTGGTGGACGACACGATGCCCGTCTTCACCGTGGGTTTTCTGCTGGTGGAGATAGCAGTGAGGGTCCAGGTCGTCGTGGACGCCGTCAACGAGCTGGCGACCCTTGCGTGTTGA